The Prochlorococcus sp. MIT 1341 genomic interval GGCTATTAAATATAGTCTGAAGTGTCGTATACAAATAACAAAAACCGACCTTCCTTTTGAAGCAAAGAGGTCGGTTTAATGTGCATATTTTTAGAAGTTTCTTGCTCTTGATCGCCTGGGGCCAAGTTTCTAGGTGTAAGGCTGATAAAACTCAATTAAGGGCACCTAAAACGATGCATAAGAGTGTCATTAATGCTTAGGAAAGCATCTACGACCAGCCCACTTATAAAATGAGAATGTTGGAGCAGGGACCAGAAGTCAATTCGCTTCTATTTGATACTCAGGCGGAGTGTCGATCATTTATCCCTCCGTGTGTCAGTGAAATAATTATGTATCAACCGTTACAAAACTGCAATCCGCCTTAATGCCTATTTCTTCTCCAGTTCCTCTTGGTAGTAGGCCGTGAGTTTTTTGATGTGCTCAGGGCTAAGGCAACTAATCCTTGAAGTTGCTGGTATTTCTAGAAGCGTGCAAACAGCCAGCAAGTCATCAGTACCAACTTTGAGCTGCTCAGCTAGCTCTAAAACTCTGATCGTCATGCGGCTAAATGGCTGAGCAACTTATAACGAGGCATATTTCTAAGTAGTCCTGCGTTTTTTGGCAGTATTCCTTTTCGCATAGAGGTCAGCTGTCCCATCTGGAATGAACCTGGCGTAGCTCATGAGGTGAGTATCCAAGGTGTGACACATCACATCAGCAATTTGCTTAGCAGCTCTAAAGGTTCCATCTCACAACCACCCTTTTGAGAAGAACCTGTTAAACGATTTCTGTTCAGAGAAAACCATGGAAGACTAGAAGCTTTCGTAGCGCAAGCTGCTCGAATGGAAAATACCGAGAAGAGATTTGACTAATCACAACTTAGAAATGAACAGTGCTAGTAAATCATTGCGATTCTTAGTTCCTTTGTTCTTGATTGGAATCGCTTGGGTTCAGGAGCTAATTGATCAGGTCTGGCTTGGTGGGAATTGGAACCTTCTAATGGGAGGTGGGTATCCATGGTGGGGACTGTTTACTGCTCCTTTCAGTCACAGCGGATTTAGTCATTTGCTCTCAAACACACTTTTGTTTCTCCCTTTGAGTTGGTTAGTTCTTTCAAAAGGACTACGTGATTACATCTCCGTGTGGGCGTGTGTTTTATTTGTCGAAATATTCCAAGTGTTCTTTTGGGCTACTCCAGCACATGGGATGTCAGGAGTGGTGTTCGGCCTCCTTGGATACTTGTTGATTATTGGTTTTTTAGAAAAACATTTTCTTGCAATTGTCCTCACCGTGATTTGTTTTGGAATGTATGGCCACTTCCTTCCATCTTTGCTGCCATGGAATGTGCCCCAAGGTATTAGCTGGATAGGACATTTCAGTGGATTTATAGGTGGACTATTAGGGGCTCTGGGTATTTATAGAGAACCTGAAAAGGTTTAGTTCGCATCAGGATTGTTTCTTTTGAGCTTTCTCGCTTTGCTAT includes:
- a CDS encoding rhomboid family intramembrane serine protease, whose product is MTNHNLEMNSASKSLRFLVPLFLIGIAWVQELIDQVWLGGNWNLLMGGGYPWWGLFTAPFSHSGFSHLLSNTLLFLPLSWLVLSKGLRDYISVWACVLFVEIFQVFFWATPAHGMSGVVFGLLGYLLIIGFLEKHFLAIVLTVICFGMYGHFLPSLLPWNVPQGISWIGHFSGFIGGLLGALGIYREPEKV